The following are encoded in a window of Gramella sp. MT6 genomic DNA:
- a CDS encoding Ig-like domain-containing protein, whose amino-acid sequence MLFKFLVLLFFPISFSASTININVEGPGGPILVLTSATNPFSSYTSEILLAEGFNEYATSDVSLISGEVLSNYDVIIVGEIPLSTTQVSLLGNWVEAGGTLIVFKPDSNLAPLLGIQKLSGTLADSYLLINTATGPGNGLVDETIQFHSEAGLYDLNGATSLATLYSSATTSTSYPAVTTYSVGENGGVAVAFAYDLSRSVVYTRQGNPTWNAQERDGARPIRSNDLFYPDWVNLSKVEIPQADEQQRLLANIIVQNSNKPMPRFWYLPRGLKAAVVMTGDDHASGGTIARFNQYLQLSTDNSPEAVADWRTIRGSSYIYPNTPITEQQAKNFEDQGFEIALHLNTNCNNYTAQSIEGNLVTQLSQFRSFFPSLAEPETNRTHCIAFSDWASQPIAETNNGIRLDANYYYWPEFWVQDRPGLFTGSGFAMRFADLDGTIIDTYQLATQMTDESGQNYPFTIDRLLDNALGSKGYYGVFCANMHTDETYSPGSDAIIASASSRNVPVISAKQLLTWLDGRNGSFFENLIWDGSALSFNMGIGNGALNLEAMLPLVSGTKRMVGLNLDNVPVNYRTERIKGIDYAIFQAQSGNFIATYEINEPPVVSIDSPVNNATFLAFEDIEISAQASDPDGNVVKVEFFEGNTKIGEDIDSSNGWSFSWLQVEDGTYSITAKATDDKGSITFSEVVSITVEIDPSNFNCPCTVFENLVFPNSLLNEGAGIQLGMKFSSEIDGYINGVRFYKQNGHTGTHIGQLYDSSGNLLAEATFTNESNSGWQEVLFSNSVQITQNTTYIVSYHSSEGYYSVSDSYFVQAEENRPLKALANGENGPNGVYILSNTPAFPTDSFEASNYWVDAIFNTEPMSLNIPPVVNITNPTQGANFTEPADIEITALASDDDGQVVKVEFFNGTTKLGEDLDPLEDWSYSWSDVPSGNYTIRAVATDDQGRTAESSISISVTTIPVSQNSIVVENSLPGNPPSEWDIDGAGDLSIQGFATDISYNIGETARFKIDTDANNYSVKIYRLGYYQGNGARYQGDATITANLPQNQPNCISDSQTGLLDCGNWGESAIWDIPATATSGIYIAKLTRGNGGSSHILFVVRDDSSNSDLFFQTSDATWQAYNIYGGRSLYTGSGGKATKVSYNRPFLTRDGGGGGGAEEDWIFNAEYPMLRWLERNGFDVTYTTNVDSDRRGELIKNHRVFLSVGHDEYWSGPHRNYVESARDQGTSLAFFSGNEVYWKTRWENSIDGNGNSHRTLVCYKEGSGGENTCGGKCDPTNDWTGLWRDGCNYVTGDPDLDGCRPENTLTGQISWEESDASITVPSSFKDLRFWRNTSVAELNEGQNASFTYATIGYEWNSEQDSYSSFYPDGRILMSRTVVDGAVHNISLYKHNSGAFVFGAGTVQWSWGLDSNHDRGDDAPSPDMQQATINLLADMGAQPASIQPGMIRATPSTDIEAPLLTYTSPAEETVVPVNTELLITGSTEEQNVIVAVEVSTDGGITWENAEGKQDWSYAWTPSVTGPASIQVRSYDDSGNLSAPEILNLTVSDELNNLVPEVEITGPLNNSQFISPAEIDITATASDSDGTITKVEFFSNNIKIGEDLISPYSFNWSNVGTGNYVLTARAIDNTGAFAISTEIAVSVILDSNNPNCPCTVFSNSDAPSSGIKNDGNAIQLGMKFRTTVDGIVTGVRFYKQNGDPGTHIGQLFDPSGTILAQTVFENETGSGWQQANFSNPVEVVAGNTYIISYHSSDGYYSSDDRGLENEISNGPVIGIANGENGPNGVYRYSPNPTFPNLSYQASNYWVDVVFETIGNPNSLPTVSISSPIENDSFIAPADILITAEASDSDGTVTSVEFFQGTVSVGLDNDNSDGWSFNWLGALPGNYELSAIATDDLNGTTVSEIVNITVAEPLNTPPTAVITAPLNNEIFTSPADIILAADATDADGSVTSVEFFEGSNSLGTDSDGSDGWSVTWNGVTAGSYALTAVATDNGLETTTSEIINITVESPNVLPTVAITSPLNNETFTAPADIIITADATDADGSVSSVEFFEGSNSLGTDLDGSDGWSVNWNGVTAGSYALTAVATDDALETTTSEIINITVEDPNQLPTVAITSPLNNEIFTSQADIIITADATDADGSVTSVEFFEGSNSLGTDSDGSDGWSVTWNGVTAGSYALTAVATDNALGTSTSEIINISVESPNVLPTVAITAPLNNEIFTSPADVIITADATDADGNLTSVEFFEGSNSLGTDLDGSDGWSVNWNGVTAGSYALTAVATDNDLETTTSEIINITVEDPNQLPTVAISSPLNNEIFTSQADIIITVDATDADGSVTSVEFFEGSNSLGTDLDGSDGWSVNWNGVTAGSYALTAVATDNDLETTTSEIINITVEDPNQLPTVAISSPLNNEIFTSQADIIITVDATDADGSVTSVEFFEGSNSLGTDSDGSDGWSVTWIGVSSGSYALTAVATDNALESTTSEIINISVESPNVLPTVAITAPLNNEIFTAPADIIITAAATDADGTVTSVEFFEGSNSLGTDSDGSDGWSLTWNGVTAGSYALSVVATDNDLETTTSEIINITVEDPNQLPNVAISSPLNNEIFTAPADIILTAAATDADGSVTSVEFFEGSNSLGTDSDGSDGWSVTWNGVTAGSYALTAVATDNALGTSTSEIINISVESPNVLPTVAITAPLNNEIFTSPADVIITADATDADGNLTSVEFFEGSNSLGTDLDGSDGWSVNWNGVTAGSYALTAVATDNDLETTTSEIINISVESPNVLPTVVITARR is encoded by the coding sequence ATGTTATTCAAATTTCTGGTTTTATTATTTTTTCCAATCTCTTTTTCAGCATCAACTATAAATATTAATGTTGAAGGTCCTGGTGGTCCTATTTTGGTTTTAACTTCAGCTACGAATCCCTTCAGTAGTTATACCTCAGAAATATTACTGGCAGAAGGATTTAATGAATATGCAACATCAGATGTTTCATTAATATCTGGTGAAGTTTTAAGTAATTATGATGTCATTATTGTAGGAGAAATTCCTCTTAGCACAACCCAAGTTTCATTGCTTGGTAATTGGGTGGAAGCTGGAGGAACTTTAATTGTCTTTAAACCAGATTCAAACCTTGCACCATTATTAGGAATACAGAAGTTAAGTGGCACACTGGCAGATAGCTATTTATTAATTAATACTGCCACAGGTCCCGGGAATGGTTTGGTAGATGAGACGATTCAGTTTCATAGTGAGGCAGGGTTATATGATTTGAATGGAGCCACTAGTCTTGCTACATTATATTCATCTGCCACCACTTCAACTTCTTATCCAGCGGTAACCACTTATAGCGTAGGAGAAAATGGTGGTGTTGCAGTCGCTTTCGCTTATGATCTGTCCCGTTCAGTAGTTTATACTCGTCAGGGTAACCCTACCTGGAATGCCCAGGAAAGGGACGGGGCCAGACCTATTAGATCTAATGATCTCTTTTATCCAGATTGGGTAAATTTATCGAAAGTTGAAATTCCGCAGGCTGATGAGCAACAACGATTATTAGCTAACATCATAGTTCAAAATAGCAATAAACCAATGCCCCGTTTCTGGTATTTGCCTAGGGGGCTAAAGGCTGCCGTTGTAATGACCGGAGATGACCATGCCAGTGGAGGGACCATCGCGCGGTTTAATCAATATTTACAATTGAGCACAGATAATAGTCCAGAGGCAGTAGCCGACTGGCGTACCATACGAGGTAGTTCCTATATATACCCTAACACTCCGATCACCGAACAACAAGCGAAAAATTTTGAAGATCAGGGCTTTGAAATTGCATTACATCTTAATACTAATTGTAACAATTATACTGCACAATCTATAGAAGGTAATCTGGTGACTCAATTATCCCAATTCAGGTCATTCTTTCCTAGTCTTGCTGAGCCAGAGACTAACCGTACACATTGTATAGCATTTAGTGATTGGGCTTCACAGCCAATTGCAGAAACTAATAATGGAATTCGTTTGGATGCAAACTATTATTACTGGCCAGAATTCTGGGTACAGGATCGTCCTGGTTTATTTACCGGTTCTGGTTTTGCTATGCGTTTTGCAGATTTGGATGGAACAATTATAGATACTTATCAGCTCGCTACACAAATGACTGATGAATCAGGGCAAAATTATCCATTTACAATAGATAGATTGCTGGATAATGCGCTGGGGAGTAAAGGATATTATGGAGTGTTTTGTGCGAATATGCACACAGATGAAACTTATTCACCTGGATCTGATGCTATAATAGCCTCGGCTTCATCAAGAAATGTCCCGGTGATTTCTGCCAAGCAATTATTAACCTGGTTAGATGGCCGAAATGGATCATTCTTTGAGAATCTGATCTGGGACGGCAGTGCCCTCAGTTTCAATATGGGGATAGGGAATGGAGCATTGAATCTTGAAGCTATGCTGCCTTTAGTTTCAGGGACAAAGCGCATGGTTGGCCTAAACTTGGATAATGTACCAGTGAACTATAGAACTGAAAGAATAAAAGGAATAGACTATGCCATTTTTCAGGCGCAGTCTGGTAATTTTATTGCTACCTACGAAATTAATGAACCGCCAGTTGTCTCAATTGATTCGCCCGTTAACAATGCGACATTTTTAGCTTTTGAAGACATTGAAATTAGCGCACAAGCTTCAGATCCCGATGGTAATGTTGTTAAAGTAGAATTCTTTGAGGGAAATACTAAAATTGGAGAAGATATAGATAGCAGTAACGGCTGGTCATTTTCATGGCTTCAGGTTGAAGATGGTACATATTCTATAACGGCCAAGGCAACCGATGATAAAGGTTCCATTACTTTTTCAGAAGTAGTTTCTATTACTGTAGAGATAGATCCTTCAAATTTTAATTGTCCATGCACAGTATTTGAAAATCTTGTTTTCCCAAATAGCCTTTTAAATGAAGGAGCAGGAATTCAATTGGGAATGAAGTTTTCATCAGAAATTGATGGATATATAAACGGAGTTCGGTTTTATAAGCAAAACGGACATACCGGAACCCATATTGGCCAACTATATGATAGCTCCGGGAATCTTTTGGCAGAAGCAACTTTTACTAACGAATCAAATTCTGGATGGCAGGAAGTTTTATTCTCTAATTCGGTTCAAATAACCCAAAATACTACTTATATAGTTTCTTACCATAGTAGTGAAGGATATTACTCCGTTTCTGATTCTTATTTTGTTCAGGCAGAAGAAAACCGTCCATTAAAGGCTCTTGCCAATGGAGAAAATGGACCTAATGGAGTTTATATATTGAGCAATACGCCGGCTTTTCCAACAGATAGCTTTGAGGCTTCAAATTATTGGGTAGACGCAATATTTAATACTGAACCTATGTCATTAAATATACCTCCAGTAGTAAATATTACTAATCCTACCCAGGGAGCTAATTTTACCGAACCGGCAGATATAGAAATTACCGCCTTGGCTTCTGATGATGATGGTCAGGTAGTTAAAGTAGAGTTTTTCAACGGAACCACTAAACTTGGAGAAGATTTAGACCCTCTTGAAGACTGGAGTTACTCATGGAGTGATGTGCCTTCTGGAAACTATACGATTAGAGCTGTAGCTACAGATGACCAGGGAAGGACAGCCGAATCTAGTATAAGTATCAGTGTAACCACAATTCCTGTTAGTCAGAATTCTATAGTTGTAGAAAATTCACTGCCAGGGAATCCGCCCAGTGAATGGGACATAGATGGAGCAGGTGATCTATCTATTCAGGGTTTTGCTACAGATATTAGTTATAATATAGGTGAGACCGCTAGATTTAAAATAGATACAGACGCTAATAATTATAGTGTAAAGATTTACAGACTTGGTTATTACCAGGGCAATGGAGCCAGGTATCAGGGAGATGCCACTATAACAGCTAATTTACCTCAAAATCAACCTAATTGTATATCAGATAGTCAGACTGGTCTTTTGGATTGTGGTAACTGGGGAGAATCTGCAATTTGGGATATCCCGGCAACTGCTACTTCAGGAATTTATATAGCTAAATTAACCCGTGGAAATGGAGGTTCAAGTCATATTTTATTTGTGGTTAGAGATGATTCCAGCAATTCAGATCTATTTTTTCAGACCTCAGATGCAACCTGGCAGGCATATAATATCTATGGTGGTCGAAGCCTTTATACCGGTTCTGGGGGTAAAGCAACCAAGGTTAGTTATAATAGACCATTCCTAACCCGTGATGGAGGTGGTGGAGGTGGTGCAGAAGAAGACTGGATCTTCAATGCGGAATATCCAATGTTACGGTGGTTAGAAAGAAATGGATTTGATGTAACCTATACCACGAATGTGGATAGTGACCGAAGGGGAGAGCTCATTAAGAATCATAGGGTTTTTCTTTCTGTTGGTCATGATGAATACTGGTCTGGTCCTCATAGAAACTATGTGGAATCTGCAAGGGACCAGGGTACAAGTCTGGCTTTTTTTAGCGGTAACGAAGTGTACTGGAAAACACGCTGGGAAAACAGTATTGATGGCAATGGAAATTCACATCGCACCCTAGTATGTTATAAAGAAGGTTCAGGAGGTGAGAATACTTGCGGTGGAAAATGTGATCCAACAAATGACTGGACAGGCCTCTGGAGAGATGGTTGTAATTATGTGACCGGAGATCCCGATCTGGATGGTTGTCGCCCTGAAAATACCTTAACCGGACAAATAAGCTGGGAAGAATCTGATGCTTCCATTACGGTACCATCATCATTTAAAGATCTAAGGTTCTGGAGAAATACAAGTGTAGCAGAATTAAATGAAGGCCAAAATGCGTCATTTACCTATGCCACAATTGGATATGAGTGGAATTCAGAACAGGATAGTTATAGTTCATTCTATCCTGATGGTAGAATTTTAATGTCCAGAACTGTGGTTGATGGTGCAGTTCATAATATTTCACTGTATAAGCATAATAGTGGAGCCTTTGTATTTGGAGCAGGTACTGTGCAATGGTCCTGGGGTCTGGATAGCAATCATGACAGAGGAGACGATGCGCCAAGTCCTGATATGCAACAGGCCACAATTAATTTATTGGCAGATATGGGCGCTCAACCGGCAAGTATACAACCCGGTATGATTAGGGCAACACCATCAACAGATATAGAAGCACCTCTACTTACATATACTTCACCGGCGGAAGAAACTGTTGTGCCTGTGAATACTGAATTATTGATTACCGGTTCTACTGAAGAACAAAATGTAATTGTAGCAGTTGAGGTTTCTACAGATGGAGGAATAACTTGGGAAAATGCTGAAGGAAAGCAGGATTGGTCTTATGCCTGGACACCATCAGTTACTGGGCCAGCTTCCATACAAGTCCGCTCGTATGATGATTCCGGAAATTTGAGTGCACCCGAAATTTTAAATTTAACTGTTTCCGATGAATTAAATAATCTAGTTCCGGAGGTTGAAATTACTGGACCTTTAAATAATTCTCAATTTATAAGCCCTGCAGAAATTGATATTACGGCAACAGCATCAGATTCAGATGGTACTATAACTAAAGTAGAATTTTTCAGTAATAACATAAAAATAGGGGAAGACCTTATCAGTCCGTATAGTTTTAACTGGTCTAATGTAGGAACAGGGAACTATGTTTTAACAGCAAGAGCGATTGATAATACCGGTGCATTTGCCATATCTACGGAAATAGCTGTTTCAGTTATTTTAGATTCAAATAATCCAAATTGTCCCTGTACTGTATTTTCAAATTCAGATGCACCCTCATCAGGTATAAAGAATGATGGTAATGCTATACAACTAGGGATGAAATTTCGTACCACGGTAGATGGAATAGTGACCGGGGTCAGATTTTATAAACAGAACGGCGATCCTGGTACACATATAGGTCAGCTATTTGATCCTTCAGGTACAATTCTGGCACAGACTGTTTTTGAAAATGAAACAGGATCGGGTTGGCAACAGGCAAACTTTTCTAACCCGGTTGAGGTCGTTGCAGGAAATACCTATATTATTTCTTATCACAGTAGTGATGGTTATTATTCTTCTGATGATCGGGGTCTTGAGAATGAAATATCTAATGGGCCAGTAATTGGAATAGCAAATGGTGAAAACGGACCAAATGGTGTTTACAGATATTCACCAAATCCAACCTTCCCGAATTTAAGTTATCAGGCAAGTAATTATTGGGTTGATGTAGTCTTTGAAACTATAGGCAATCCTAACAGTTTACCAACCGTTTCTATTAGCTCCCCCATAGAAAATGATTCTTTTATCGCTCCTGCAGATATATTAATAACAGCAGAAGCTTCAGACTCGGACGGCACGGTCACTTCTGTAGAATTTTTTCAAGGGACAGTTTCAGTTGGGTTAGATAATGATAACAGTGACGGATGGAGTTTTAACTGGCTTGGAGCATTACCTGGAAATTATGAATTATCTGCTATTGCAACAGATGATCTCAATGGCACCACAGTTTCTGAAATAGTAAATATCACTGTTGCTGAACCATTAAATACTCCACCAACAGCAGTGATCACTGCGCCATTGAATAATGAGATCTTTACTTCTCCTGCGGATATCATCCTTGCGGCCGATGCTACAGATGCTGATGGCAGTGTCACCAGCGTAGAATTTTTCGAGGGAAGCAATTCTTTAGGAACCGATTCAGATGGTAGCGATGGTTGGAGTGTGACCTGGAATGGAGTGACTGCTGGTAGCTATGCCCTGACTGCGGTAGCTACTGATAATGGTTTGGAAACCACTACTTCAGAAATTATCAATATCACAGTAGAATCACCGAATGTATTACCAACCGTAGCGATCACTTCGCCATTGAATAATGAGACCTTTACTGCTCCTGCAGATATCATCATTACGGCCGATGCTACAGATGCTGATGGTAGTGTTAGCAGCGTCGAATTCTTCGAGGGAAGTAATTCTTTAGGAACTGATTTGGACGGTAGTGATGGTTGGAGTGTGAACTGGAATGGAGTAACTGCGGGTAGTTATGCCTTGACTGCAGTGGCTACTGATGATGCTCTGGAAACTACAACTTCGGAAATTATCAATATCACGGTCGAAGATCCAAACCAATTACCAACTGTAGCCATTACTTCACCGTTGAACAACGAGATCTTTACTTCTCAGGCGGATATTATTATCACGGCCGATGCAACAGATGCTGATGGCAGTGTCACCAGCGTAGAATTTTTCGAGGGAAGCAATTCTTTAGGAACCGATTCAGATGGTAGCGATGGTTGGAGTGTGACCTGGAATGGAGTGACTGCTGGTAGCTATGCCCTGACTGCGGTAGCTACTGATAATGCTTTGGGAACTTCTACTTCAGAAATTATCAATATTAGTGTAGAATCACCGAATGTATTACCAACCGTAGCAATCACCGCCCCATTGAACAATGAGATCTTTACTTCTCCTGCAGATGTAATTATCACCGCGGATGCAACAGATGCTGATGGCAATTTAACCAGTGTCGAATTCTTCGAAGGAAGTAATTCTTTAGGAACTGACTTAGACGGCAGCGATGGCTGGAGTGTGAACTGGAATGGAGTGACTGCAGGTAGTTATGCCTTGACTGCAGTGGCTACCGACAATGACCTGGAAACTACAACTTCAGAAATTATTAATATCACAGTAGAAGATCCAAACCAATTACCAACTGTAGCCATTAGTTCACCGTTGAACAACGAGATCTTTACTTCTCAGGCGGATATTATTATCACGGTCGATGCGACAGATGCTGATGGCAGTGTCACCAGTGTCGAATTCTTCGAAGGAAGTAATTCTTTAGGAACTGACTTAGACGGCAGCGATGGCTGGAGTGTGAACTGGAATGGAGTGACTGCAGGTAGTTATGCCTTGACTGCAGTGGCTACCGACAATGACCTGGAAACTACAACTTCAGAAATTATTAATATCACAGTAGAAGATCCAAACCAATTACCAACTGTAGCCATTAGTTCACCGTTGAACAACGAGATCTTTACTTCTCAGGCGGATATTATTATCACGGTCGATGCGACAGATGCTGATGGCAGTGTCACCAGTGTCGAATTCTTCGAAGGAAGTAATTCTTTAGGAACTGATTCAGATGGTAGCGATGGTTGGAGTGTGACCTGGATTGGAGTGAGCTCGGGTAGTTATGCTTTGACTGCGGTAGCTACCGACAATGCTCTGGAAAGTACTACTTCAGAAATTATCAATATTAGTGTAGAATCACCGAATGTATTACCAACCGTAGCAATCACCGCGCCATTGAATAACGAGATCTTTACTGCTCCTGCAGATATCATTATCACGGCGGCTGCTACAGATGCTGATGGCACTGTCACCAGCGTAGAATTCTTCGAGGGAAGCAATTCGTTAGGAACTGATTCCGACGGCAGCGATGGTTGGAGTTTGACCTGGAATGGAGTAACTGCGGGCAGTTATGCCTTATCTGTGGTGGCTACCGACAATGACCTGGAAACTACTACTTCGGAAATTATCAATATCACGGTGGAAGATCCAAACCAATTGCCGAATGTTGCGATCTCCTCACCATTGAATAATGAGATATTTACTGCTCCTGCAGATATTATCCTTACGGCGGCTGCTACAGATGCTGATGGCAGTGTCACCAGCGTAGAATTTTTCGAGGGAAGCAATTCTTTAGGAACCGATTCAGATGGTAGCGATGGTTGGAGTGTGACCTGGAATGGAGTGACTGCTGGTAGCTATGCCCTGACTGCGGTAGCTACTGATAATGCTTTGGGAACTTCTACTTCAGAAATTATTAATATTAGTGTAGAATCACCGAATGTATTACCAACCGTAGCAATCACCGCCCCATTGAACAATGAGATCTTTACTTCTCCTGCAGATGTAATTATCACCGCGGATGCAACAGATGCTGATGGCAATTTAACCAGTGTCGAATTCTTCGAAGGAAGTAATTCTTTAGGAACTGACTTAGACGGCAGCGATGGCTGGAGTGTGAACTGGAATGGAGTGACTGCAGGTAGTTATGCCTTGACTGCAGTGGCTACCGACAATGACCTGGAAACTACAACTTCAGAAATTATTAATATTAGTGTAGAATCACCGAATGTATTACCAACAGTAGTGATCACCGCGCGCCGTTGA
- a CDS encoding Ig-like domain-containing protein, protein MNNEIFTAPAEIIITADATDADGSVNSVEFFEEVIRWELIRTVAMVGV, encoded by the coding sequence TTGAACAACGAGATCTTTACTGCTCCTGCAGAAATCATTATCACGGCCGATGCTACAGATGCTGATGGTAGTGTCAACAGCGTCGAATTTTTCGAGGAAGTAATTCGCTGGGAACTGATTCGGACGGTAGCGATGGTTGGAGTGTGA
- a CDS encoding Ig-like domain-containing protein produces the protein MSWNGVTAGSYALTAVATDDALETTTSEIINITVESPNLLPTVAITAPLNNEIFTSPVDIIITADATDADGTVNSVEFFEGSNSLGTDSDGSDGWSVTWNGVTEGSYALTAVATDNDLETNTSEIINITVEDPNQLPNVAITSPLNNEIFTAPADIIITADASDADGSVSSVEFFEGTNSLGIDSDGSDGWSLTWNGVTVGNYALTAVATDDTLEATTSEIINITVEDPNQLPTVAITSPLNNETFTAPADIIITAGATDADGSVTSVEFFEGSNSLGTDSDGSDGWSVSWNGVTAGSYALTAVATDNDAGSGTSNVITINVQLLLPSITNFIPSSGPVGSIVLLNGLNLGGVTEVSFGPSVAEIISVSNTQMEVRVPPQNGKLPKSVKISVVSPSGQFTSTDKFTVTEGTVPANNSPVVSFITPANNTGFVAPATVDMLVNASDSDGFVTKVEFFNGNTKLGEDLTSPYELSWTNVPTGSYSLRAVATDDKGATGSSGTVNILVSEPGGNESPVVSITSPSNNSSFTALANINITANASDPDGSIAQVEFFNGSTSLGIDSTSPYSISWNNVTAGTYLLTAIATDNLGLVTTSNVITINVTPSQNLNAPSSLSAQWISNSEVYLLWKDNDLTEDGFILERSTKPDFSGRIDYISLPANTISYTDRNLNNKKGGGILYYRIKAVKGNLSSVYSNTAQAAPLSGALNASSQETQESAINEEFVVYPNPTSGGATVKFILDRNRDYTLNLFNSMGTYLMLIAEGKATAGLEYTFDLSVNQYPDGLYFVILKTKDSSQSFSLIIKR, from the coding sequence GTGAGCTGGAATGGAGTGACCGCAGGCAGTTATGCCCTGACTGCAGTAGCTACCGATGATGCTCTGGAAACTACTACTTCGGAAATTATCAATATCACGGTGGAATCACCTAATTTGTTACCAACCGTAGCGATCACTGCCCCATTGAATAACGAGATCTTTACTTCTCCGGTGGATATTATTATCACCGCGGATGCTACAGATGCTGATGGCACTGTTAACAGCGTCGAATTCTTCGAGGGAAGTAATTCGTTAGGAACCGATTCAGATGGCAGCGATGGTTGGAGTGTGACCTGGAATGGAGTAACTGAGGGTAGTTATGCCCTGACAGCAGTGGCTACCGACAATGACCTTGAAACTAATACTTCAGAAATTATCAATATCACGGTCGAAGATCCGAACCAATTACCAAACGTAGCCATTACTTCACCGTTGAACAACGAGATCTTTACTGCTCCTGCAGATATCATCATTACAGCCGATGCTTCAGATGCCGATGGTAGTGTTAGCAGCGTCGAATTTTTTGAGGGTACAAATTCTCTCGGAATCGACAGCGACGGCAGTGATGGTTGGAGTCTGACATGGAATGGCGTGACTGTGGGCAATTATGCCTTGACTGCGGTAGCTACCGATGATACTCTGGAAGCTACAACTTCAGAAATTATCAATATCACAGTCGAAGATCCAAACCAATTACCAACCGTAGCGATCACTTCGCCATTGAATAATGAGACCTTTACTGCTCCTGCAGATATCATAATTACGGCCGGTGCGACAGATGCTGATGGTAGTGTCACTAGCGTAGAATTCTTCGAAGGAAGTAATTCGCTGGGAACTGATTCGGACGGTAGCGATGGTTGGAGTGTGAGCTGGAATGGCGTGACCGCAGGTAGTTATGCATTGACTGCGGTAGCTACTGATAATGATGCCGGATCTGGAACTTCGAATGTTATTACCATAAATGTACAGTTACTGCTGCCTTCTATTACTAATTTTATTCCATCATCCGGTCCAGTTGGAAGTATTGTTCTATTGAATGGATTGAATCTTGGAGGCGTAACAGAGGTTTCATTTGGACCCTCAGTTGCTGAAATCATTTCAGTTTCCAATACACAAATGGAGGTAAGAGTACCCCCGCAAAATGGTAAATTACCTAAATCGGTCAAAATTTCTGTAGTATCACCTTCAGGTCAGTTTACTTCCACTGATAAATTTACCGTTACCGAGGGAACTGTTCCAGCTAATAATAGTCCGGTAGTAAGTTTTATTACTCCGGCAAATAATACTGGATTTGTCGCACCTGCGACAGTAGATATGCTGGTTAATGCCTCAGATTCAGATGGGTTTGTCACTAAAGTTGAATTTTTCAATGGGAATACTAAATTAGGCGAGGATCTAACGAGCCCTTATGAGCTTAGTTGGACAAATGTTCCTACTGGAAGTTATTCACTAAGAGCAGTGGCTACAGACGATAAGGGTGCTACAGGCTCATCGGGAACAGTTAATATTCTGGTTTCTGAGCCTGGCGGAAATGAATCTCCAGTAGTTTCTATTACATCACCTTCGAATAATTCCAGTTTTACAGCATTAGCTAATATTAATATTACTGCTAATGCTTCAGATCCAGATGGTAGTATTGCTCAGGTAGAATTTTTCAATGGCTCAACCAGCTTAGGGATAGATTCAACCAGCCCGTATTCTATTTCATGGAATAATGTTACGGCGGGCACTTATTTATTAACGGCCATAGCAACAGATAATCTTGGTTTGGTAACAACTTCCAATGTAATCACCATTAATGTTACCCCTTCTCAAAATCTAAATGCACCCTCTAGTTTATCTGCTCAGTGGATTTCTAACAGTGAAGTTTACCTCCTATGGAAAGATAATGATCTTACAGAGGATGGATTTATCTTGGAACGATCAACAAAACCAGATTTTTCTGGTCGAATTGATTATATAAGCCTTCCTGCCAATACAATTTCTTATACAGATAGAAATCTTAATAATAAAAAGGGAGGTGGGATTTTATATTATCGCATAAAAGCGGTAAAAGGGAATTTGTCGTCAGTATATTCGAATACCGCCCAGGCAGCACCTTTATCTGGAGCACTTAACGCTTCATCTCAAGAAACCCAGGAGTCAGCAATCAATGAGGAATTTGTGGTTTATCCTAATCCAACTTCCGGTGGTGCTACGGTAAAGTTTATTCTAGACAGGAATAGAGATTATACATTGAATTTGTTCAACTCGATGGGAACCTACCTAATGCTAATAGCAGAAGGTAAGGCCACAGCAGGACTGGAATATACTTTTGATTTGTCTGTAAATCAATATCCAGACGGATTGTATTTTGTTATTCTGAAAACAAAAGATAGTTCTCAAAGTTTTAGTTTAATTATTAAACGGTAA